The genomic window ATCACCGCCAACGATACTGTCGGCAAGGTCGGGCGCGACACCACCGTCATCACAGCGGAACTGGCCAAGACCAGCAAGGAAATCAATAAGCTGTCAGCTTCACTGGCCGGCATGATCGAGGAAAACCGGGAACCGATCCGTGATTTCACGGCCACCGGCCTTTATGATCTGTCGCAGTTGCTGATCCATCTCCAGGACCTGACCAACAATCTCAGTCGCGTTTCCCGCCGGCTGGAGCGCGATCCGACCGACCTTCTGTTCGGCGGCAACAGCGGAGTGAAAGCGGAATGACCGACAAGCCCCTGAACCGCCGCCGCCTGCTGGCCTTGGCCTCCCTCATGCCGCTGGCCGCCTGTTCGCCGGCCTCCCTGCTGACGGGTGGCAAGGTGCAGAAGGTCTATGTGCTGACCCCGGCACGAGAATTCACCGCCGGACTGGCGCGGGCGCCATGGCAGCTTTTGGTAGAAACGCCGCTGGCCAATGCCGCCGTCGATACGCCGCGCATCGTGCTGGGCGAGACCTCCAACCGCATGACCTATTATTCCGGGGCCAGTTGGGCAGATACCGGGCCGGACATGATGCAGACCCTGCTGGTGGAAAGCTTTGAGAACAGCCGCCGCATCGTGGCGGTGGGCGTTGAGCGGTCGGGCCTGCGCGCCGATTTCATTCTGAAGACGGACCTGCGCGACTTCCACGCCAACTATAAGGGCCATGATCCGCATGATACCGCGCCGGAGGCGACGGTGCGCATGAATGCCAAGCTGGTGCGCATGCCGCGTCGCAACATCGTTGCGGGTGACACATTCGAAGCCACCGTCCGCGCCGCCAGCCCCGCACTGGATGACATTATCAAGGCCTTCGATCAGGCGACGGGTGCCGTCCTGCGGCGTATCGTCGAATGGACGCTGCAGCAGGGCATGGCCAATGTCGATGTCTATCCGCTGGCCTGGGCCGCAGAGCCCGCCGCTTACCGTTGATCCGGGATTAAGCCGTTGTTACGTTTTGCCTCACTGCTGGCCATCATCCTGGCATTCACCGGTTCGGCCCAGGCCCAGGCACCGACCACAAAGTCGCTGGTTATCGCCAGCGGGGTTGTCACGGGCCTCTATTATCCCGTCGCCGGCGCGATCTGTCGGCAGGTCAATCAGGAGAAGGCCCGCCATAGCCTGCATTGCTTGGTGGAGGCCACTGAAGGCCCGGTTCAGAACCTGACGGCATTGCGCGCGAGGGAGGTTGATCTGGCCGTGGTCCAGTCGGACTGGCAGGCCGCCGCCGTGCGGGGTGATGGGCGGTTTTCCAGTGCCGGGCCGTTCAAGGAATTGCGCGCCGTTGCCAGCCTGCATGCCGAAACGGTGACCCTGCTTGTCCGGCCCGACGCGGAAATCGACGACCTGTCAAAACTGACAGGCAAGCGCGTTAACCTGGGACCGCGCGGCTCCGCCCTGCGCAATCTGTCGCAGCAGGTGGTGGATGCCGCCGGTCTGCGCATCAGCGACGATGCCGGTCAGGCCCCGGACGCGGCACTGGCCGCCCTTTGTGCGGGGCAGTTGGATGCCGCTTTCTTTGCCGTTGGCCATCCCAATGCCGCAGTTCAACAGGCAACCTCCACCTGCGGTGCATTGGCGCTGCCCATTGCCGGTCCTGGCATCGACAAGCTGCTGGCCAGCCGTAAGGACCTGACCCGCACCAGCATTCCGGCCAACCTTTATCCCGGCGTGCAAGAAGATGTGGCAACCATCGGTGTGGCCGCCACGCTGGTTACCCGCGCCGACGTGCCTGACGCGGTAATCGCCGAGATCATGCGCGTCCTTCTGGAGGAACGACCGGATCTGGTGGATCAGCATCCGGTTTTCAGCACGGTACCAGCCGATGGTATGGGGGACCGGGGCCGGACCGCGCCGCTACACCCGGCTGCCGAGAAGGCGTTTGCCGCTAGCGGGCCTGCCAAGCCCTGATCCCAACGATTCGTTGAAGGCCGGCATACAGGGGCGTGCCGGGCAAGGCGATTGGGGCAAGGAGCCAAGGCAAGACCTATCCTTCCGGATGGTGGAGTTACGCCGCCTTGCGTGGCACGAGGGGATTGTTTCGATCTGTTCTTGATTTTGGCGTTCGCAATTGGCAGCGCCCTGCACTAAATGTTAAAGAAACAGGTGCGATGCGACCCTGTCGGCCGTTGGTTGATGGCTAAGTCGCATGGTCGTCCCAGGGAGGGTTTGTTCAACCCATGTCCGACAAGTTGACCACGCAGGATGTTCAGCGGCTGCTGACCGATCCTTCTCCCACGACCCGCGCCGAAATGGCCGGCAAGGTCGCGCAGCATTTCGCCGCGCCGAACCTTTCCGCGTCTGAACGGGTGCTGGCGGAGGATATCGTGCGCATCATGGCGCGCGATGTTGCCACGCGTGTGCGGTCCGCCCTGGCCGAAAGCCTGAAATCCAATGCCACCATCCCGCGCGATATCGCCATGTCCATGGCCCGCGATGTGGAGGAGGTGTCGCTGCCTTTCATCGAGGTGTCGACGGTCCTGACCGACGATGATCTGGTGGAGATCATCCGTTCCGGTTCCTCGGAAAAGCAAACTGCCGTCGCCAAGCGACCCAATGTTACCGAATCCGTCGCCGATGCTTTGGTGGAGCGTGGCAGTGAAAAGGCGGTCGCCACCCTGATGGCGAACGAAACCGCCGCCATTGCCGATAGCGCGATGGTCAAGGCGCTGGACCGGTTCCCGGACAGCGAGGTTGTAGCCGGTCCGATGGTCAACCGTGCAAAGCTGCCGGTTACGGTGGCGGAGCGTCTGGTTGCACTGGTGTCGGAACAGCTTCGCGAACGGCTGGTCGCCAAGCATGAATTGCCTAACGATATCGCCGCCGATATTGTGATCCAGACCCGTGAGAAGGCGACCTATGGCCTTGTCGGCGGTGCCGGTGATGCGGATCTGGAAAAGCTGGTGGTGCAGTTGCGCCGCAGCCACCGCCTGACCCCGTCCCTGCTGCTACGGGCGCTTTGCATGGGCGATGTGCCATTTTTTGAGATGGCCCTGTCACAGCTGGGGCAAGTGCCGATCACCAATGCCCGCCTGCTGATCCATGATGCCGGTCGCCTGGGCCTGAAATCGCTGTTCGACCGCACAGGGTTGCCGCCAAAGCTCTATCCCGCCCTGCGCATCGCGTTGGATGTGGCCAGTGAAACGGATTTCGATGGTCTGGACCATGATCTGGAACGCCATCGCCGCCGCATGCTGGAACGCATCCTGACCCAGTTCGAGGAACTGGCCAGTGACGATGTCGATTACCTGCTGACGAAACTCAGCGACCTGACGGCGGCGGCTTAACGCCGCCGTCCTGGACCTCGCATTTACCCTCGCAGGTACCATTCCCATTCCAGCGGCGTGACGCGCTGGTTGAATTTCGCACGTTCGGCCCGTTTGGTGATGGCATAGGTATCCACGAACGCCTCGCCCAGCCAGTGGCGCAGCACCGCCGATCCTTGGAACAGGTCCAGCGCCTTGCCCCATTCATCGGGCAGGCGGGGGGCATCCGCCTCATAGGCATTACCAACCAGCGCGGGACCGGGATCAATCTTGCCGTCCAGCCCGTGCAAAAGACCGGTCAGCATACCGGCCAGTACCAGATAGGGGTTCGCATCGGCGCCGGCGATGCGGTACTCGACCCGTCGGCTGTCCGGCCCGCCCGCAGGGATGCGCAGCGGGGCTGTACGGTTATTGACGCCCCAGGCAATGACGGTCGGGGCGTAGGAACCTGTCTGGAACCGGCGCCAGCTATTGGCGCCAGGTGCCGCCAGCGCCATGCAGGCGGGCATGGTCTCTGCCATACCGCCGATGGCGTGACGCAGCGCCTCTGACCCTTCCGGGGCTTCATCGGCAAAGATGTTGCGGCCATCCTTGTCCAGCACGCTCATATGGATATGCATGCCGCTGCTGGCCTGATCGGTATAGGGCTTGGCCATGAAGCTGGCCTCGTACCCGTGCTTATGCGCGACGCCGCGCACGGCCCGCTTGAACAGGACGGCATCGTCGGCGGCGCGCAGGGCGTCCGGGCGGTGGGACAGAGTAATCTCGTACTGGCCCGGCCCATATTCGGCGATGGCGGTACCGGCGGGAATGCCCTGGGCATGCGCCGCCGCCGTGATCTCGTCCAACACTTCTTCGAAATCCTCCAGCTCCGTCAGGCCATAGACCTGGGTCCGGTTCTGTGGCAGGCCGCTGCGCTTTGATACGGGCGGGGAGGGCGGGGCGTCGGCCGCACGGTCGCGATCGAACAGATAGAATTCCAACTCAATGGCGACCATGGGCGTCAGACCGCGGCGTGACATTTCCGCCACCAGATTTTCGACCAGGGCACGCGGGGCGTAGGGGAAGGGAGAGCCATCGCCATCGCGCATCGACAGCATGATCTGGCCCAGCGGCTTCGCAGCCCACGGCACCGGCGTCAGGCTGCCGGTTACGGGCCGGCAGATGCGGTCCGGTACGCCCTTATCCACCGACATGCCCGTTTCTTCCACGGTATCGCCCGTGATATCGACGGCGAAGGTGCAGCCAGGAAAGGCAATGCCCTCCTTCCAGACCTTCGACAATTCGTCGATGGGCACGCGTTTGCCCCGGAACACCCCGCACAGATCGGGCAACAGCACATCCACAGCGGTGACGGCGGGGTGCTGCTGCCGGAAAATCTCGATCTCGCGGAACAGGTCGGGGTTGGTGGTCATTCCGGGGGCGGTCCCTTGGCACTGTTGAAACAGCGGCATGGCAACAGGGGGAGCCGCCGCTGTCAAGGCGGGCCGGGGCGTGGGTGCCCTGAAACAAATGTATTCTTGCGGGCAGACGCTGCCGGCTTGCCGTGTTCCGCACCAACGCGCATATAGAGGAACGGTTGAATTCGGCACGGGGCCGTTGGGCATGTTCAGGACCATCCGCTTCAAGCTGGCGGCGGCGTTTGCGGTGGCGGTGCTGGCCGCCGTCACTATTGGTATCGTTGCGGTGCTGGTGGTGCGGTCCACAGGTGATCTTGTCATCCGCATGTACGATCAGCCCCTGCAGGCCATTAACTATGCTAGGTTGGCGCAGACCAATTTCGTGACGCTGGACCTTATGGTCGACCGCGCCCTGAAATCAGCCGATGGTTTGCCCGAAACCTTTCGCGAAGACCTGGAGATCAATGACGAGGATTTCCTGTCCAGCCTTGCGGTGGCCGAAGAGCGCGGCCTGAACCCTGAAATCCGTAAATATGTCGCGCGTATCCGGGAACAGAATCAGGCCTGGATAGAGGCTGTCCGCAAACTGACGGATATGACGGCGACCTCCCCCGACCATCAGGCCGCCATGCAGGGCATGGAGGAGTTGGGCGCGGGGATTATCAGTAACCTTGAGATTGTCACCCAGATGGCGGCGGAGGACGGCTATCGCTTCCGTCTGTCGGCGGAAGAGACGATCAAGAATGCAGCTGACCGCACGACATTCCTGATCGCGGCCCTGTTCACGCTGGTGGTGGGTATCACCATCGCCTTGATCCGCAACATCGTGACCCCGCTGAACCGCCTAACCCGCGCGACGATCCAACTGGCGGGCGGCGACATGGATGTCGTGGTACCCCACACCAGCCGCCGGGACGAGATCGGCAGTGTCGCCGGCGCACTTGGCGTGTTCAAAGGCGCCATGGAAGTCGTGCGCGAGGCGCAGGAGAAGGCAGAGGCCGCCACCCGCGCCAAGTCCGAATTCCTGGCCATGATGAGCCATGAAATTCGCACCCCCATGAACGGCGTTCTGGGTCTGACCCGCCTGCTGCTGAGGTCAGGGCTGAATGAGGAACAGGCCAAACTGGCCACGACCGTCCTGCAATCGGGCCAGTCGCTATTGCGCATCCTGAACGATATTCTGGATTTCTCGAAGCTGGAGGCTGGGAAGGCCGATATCGAAATCTTGGACTTCGAGCTGGTGTCCCTGATCTCCGGCACCACCATGCTAATGCGCAACCGGGCGGAGGAAAAGGACCTCTGGCTGCGGGAGGAGGTGGACGGGCACCTGCCCTCCTACCTGAAGGGCGATCCCAACCGCCTACGGCAGGTGATGCTGAACCTTGTTGGCAATGCCATCAAGTTCACAGAGTCGGGTGGTGTCACGCTGCGTGCCCGCGCCCTGGCCGAACCCGCCCGTCTGCGGGTAGAGGTGGTGGATACCGGCATCGGCATCTCTGAGGCCGCGCGTGCCAAGCTGTTCGGCAGCTTCGTGCAGGCCGACAGCTCCATCACCCGCCGTTTCGGCGGCACCGGCCTGGGGCTTGCCATCTGCAAGAAGCTGGTGGAGGCCATGGGTGGCGCCATCGGCGTCGACAGCGTCATGGGGCAGGGCAGCACCTTCTGGTTCGAAGTTCCGCTACTGGAAGGCAGTGCCGTTACCGGCGATCCGGCAGGTGATTTTGACGGCCATGCCGTTCGCCCGTTGCGGGTGCTGGTGGCCGATGACAATGCCGTGAACCGTAAGGTGCTAGCCGGTGCGCTGGCCGAACATGGGCATATGGTCGTGTTCGCCGTGGATGGGGAACAGGCGGTGGCGGTGGTACGTGACGCCGATCCGCCGCTGGATCTCGTCCTGATGGACGTGCATATGCCCCGCATGGACGGGATGAGTGCGGCCCGCGCCATCCGCGCCCTGCCGGGTCCGGCATCACAGGTGACCATCGTCGCGGCCACGGCCAGCGTCGGCACCAATGGCATTCAGCGCTGCCTGGATGCTGGCATGAACGCTTACGTATCCAAGCCCATCGATCCGGCCAACCTGTTTAAAGTGATCGAACGCCTGTTCCCCGATGGCCTGATGCAAGACGGCCCCAGCACTGAAGCCGCCAGCATGTCTCCGATGGACATGGAGATGGCGGAGGCCGGTGGAACGGCCAACTCACTGCTGACCGGGACAGAACCTTTCGCACTGGAAATGCTGGCGGAGATGGCCGACAGCATGGGGCCCGACATGGCGCTCGACCTGATCGACACATTCCTGTCCATCCTGCCGGAGGTGGAACCCGACCTGTTCCCTGCCGATGGCGCACCGGTGCCCCATCAGGTGGGGGAGGTTGCCCATTCCCTGAAATCGGCTGCGGGCAGCCTTGGCATGGCCCAGGTCTATCGCACGGCCGCCGCGGTGGAGGCGGCGGGGCATCAGGGCGATGCCGACGCACTGTTGTCGCTACTGCCCGCCCTGCGGCGGGATCTGGATGATGGGCTTATCTGGTTACGGGCACAGCGCGAAACATTCGAAGCTGCGATGGCGGAGGCAGGGTCATGATGGGCCTGCGCGATGGCAGCCGGCTGCGCGTATTGCTGGCCGAGGATAATGCGTTCGAAGCGCGGTTGATTGTTGGTGTGTTGCGCCAGCTGGGCATAGGCAATGTGGACCATCATCGCGACGGGGCCGGCGCCATCAGCGCTGTAACCCCGCAGACGACACCATTCGACCTTGTCATTTCTGACTGGAACATGCCGGAAAGCACGGGCCTTGACCTGCTGCGGCATGTCCGTGCCATCTGGCGGCATACACCCTTCCTGATGCTGACCGCCCATGCCACGGTTGACTTCGTCAGGCTGGCTAAGGCCAATGCCGTTGATGCCTATATGGTGAAACCCTTTTCCCCACGCGATCTGGCCAGCCGGATCACACAGCTTGTCAGTTCCTGAAAAGACCGTGCCCATGCATAACCGTGATCATATCCCCGGCTTTGAGAAACTGAACGTCCTGCTGGTGGAGGATAACGCCTTCGCCCAGCGGCTGGCACGTCAGGTGTTGCTGCAACTGGGTGTGCAGAACATCCATATCGTGGCGGACGGGAAAGCGGCGATCGAGGCGCTGGAAGAAAGCGAAATTCGCTTTGATCTGATCATTTCGGACTGGAACATGCCCAATGTGACCGGCCTGGAACTGCTCCAGCATGTGCGCAAAACCTGGGAGAACATGCCCTTTCTGATGCTGACCGGCAATCAAACGGTGGATTTCGTACAGGCCGCCCGCGCCAACCGTGTCGATGCCTATATCATAAAGCCATTCTCCCCTCTGCAGCTGCGTCAGAAAATCTGCGCCATTTTCAACATCAAGGTCTGACGGCCTGTTCTAATGGACTAATGACAGGCGGCCGAATTCACCTACCTTGTTCAATCGCGATAGTGGCAGAACGCCACCGGCGGTTGGGAGGGATTGATGAAAACGAAGGTTGCAGCGATTGCGTTTGGGCTGGTGCTTGCGGGCACTGCCATGCCGTCACTTGCGTTGGATTTGGCCGGGTTGAACCAGCGTAATGAACTCCTGCTGTTCTCTGACAAATCGCCGGGTACTGTAAAGGTGCTGCCCGTGACAGGTGTGAAGGGCAAGCTGCTGGGTATCGATGTCCGTCCGGCCAACGGCAAGCTTTACGGCATCGCCAGCGACAACAGCCTTTACACCATCGACCTGGAAACCGGTACCGCCACGGCGGGGCCGAAACTGTCGGTCGCGTTGACGGCCATTGACCACGTGGTTGCGGACTTCAACCCACAGGCGGACCGCCTGCGTGTCATCGGGTCGGACGGGCAGAACCTGCGCGTCAATGTGGAGACGGGTGTAGCCGCCGTGGACAAGCCGCTGGCCTATCACCCCAACGACAAGGTGAATGCTGGCAAGAAGCCTGCCGTCTATGCCGGCGCCTATATCAACTCCTTCGCCGGGGCGACGCAGACGCAGCTGTTTGATATCGACAGCAGTACGGGCGCTTGGCTGTCACAGGACCCCCCGAATGACGGCGTGCTGCGCACCATCGGCCCGTTGGGCGTGCCGGCGGGCACCATCGTTGAAGGGGTTGATATCTTCACCGACGCCCAGGATGAATATCATGGCCGCGCCGTGGCTGGGGGCATGCTCTATGAGATTAATGTTACCCGTGGTGGCATGAAGAAGATGGGTCGCATCGGCGATGGTAGCGACGTGATCGATATCGCCATTCTGGACAAGCGATAAGGTCCGATGACCATAACCGAGATGATGAGGATGTGAGGGGAGTGATGGCGATGTCGCGTGCGTGGCGTAAATGGGCGTTCACTCTGGCACCCGTGATGGGGTTGGGCTTGCTGGCTGGCTCCAGCGCGGCAGAGGATCCGTTCGTCATTGCCCAACGCGACATTTCCTTCACGCCACGGGCCGTCACGATCAAGGTGGGCGATCAGGTCACGTTCCGGAACGAGGACCCGTTCGGCCACAATGTCTACTCACCCAGCATGAATGGCGTGTTCGATATCGGCCTGCAGGACCCCGGCACAGAGACGCCGGTGACCTTCACGGCACCGGGTGAATTCATCATCCAATGCCGAATTCATCCTAAAATGCGGGCCAAGGTCCTGGTCGAACCCTGATCACACAGTCGCCACCTGCCGTTTACCCAACGGCAGGATGGTGATCACGATGCCGACGAAAAGCAGCGCCATGCCCAGAAGGCGTAGTGGCCCAAACGTCTCCCCAAAGGCCAGATGAGCCGCCACTGTGCCGGTCACAGGCACCAGCAGGGAGAAGGGGGCCACCACACCGGCCTTGTATTCCCGCAGCAGCATGCCCCAGATTCCGAAGGCCACCAGGGTCGACAGGCAAACGATGTAGAGCAGCGACAGGCCAGCGGTCCAGCTGAAGCCCGTCAGTGCGGCCCACACCCGATCCGGCCCCTC from Niveispirillum cyanobacteriorum includes these protein-coding regions:
- a CDS encoding DUF2336 domain-containing protein, which produces MSDKLTTQDVQRLLTDPSPTTRAEMAGKVAQHFAAPNLSASERVLAEDIVRIMARDVATRVRSALAESLKSNATIPRDIAMSMARDVEEVSLPFIEVSTVLTDDDLVEIIRSGSSEKQTAVAKRPNVTESVADALVERGSEKAVATLMANETAAIADSAMVKALDRFPDSEVVAGPMVNRAKLPVTVAERLVALVSEQLRERLVAKHELPNDIAADIVIQTREKATYGLVGGAGDADLEKLVVQLRRSHRLTPSLLLRALCMGDVPFFEMALSQLGQVPITNARLLIHDAGRLGLKSLFDRTGLPPKLYPALRIALDVASETDFDGLDHDLERHRRRMLERILTQFEELASDDVDYLLTKLSDLTAAA
- a CDS encoding response regulator, producing MMGLRDGSRLRVLLAEDNAFEARLIVGVLRQLGIGNVDHHRDGAGAISAVTPQTTPFDLVISDWNMPESTGLDLLRHVRAIWRHTPFLMLTAHATVDFVRLAKANAVDAYMVKPFSPRDLASRITQLVSS
- a CDS encoding ATP-binding protein; translation: MFRTIRFKLAAAFAVAVLAAVTIGIVAVLVVRSTGDLVIRMYDQPLQAINYARLAQTNFVTLDLMVDRALKSADGLPETFREDLEINDEDFLSSLAVAEERGLNPEIRKYVARIREQNQAWIEAVRKLTDMTATSPDHQAAMQGMEELGAGIISNLEIVTQMAAEDGYRFRLSAEETIKNAADRTTFLIAALFTLVVGITIALIRNIVTPLNRLTRATIQLAGGDMDVVVPHTSRRDEIGSVAGALGVFKGAMEVVREAQEKAEAATRAKSEFLAMMSHEIRTPMNGVLGLTRLLLRSGLNEEQAKLATTVLQSGQSLLRILNDILDFSKLEAGKADIEILDFELVSLISGTTMLMRNRAEEKDLWLREEVDGHLPSYLKGDPNRLRQVMLNLVGNAIKFTESGGVTLRARALAEPARLRVEVVDTGIGISEAARAKLFGSFVQADSSITRRFGGTGLGLAICKKLVEAMGGAIGVDSVMGQGSTFWFEVPLLEGSAVTGDPAGDFDGHAVRPLRVLVADDNAVNRKVLAGALAEHGHMVVFAVDGEQAVAVVRDADPPLDLVLMDVHMPRMDGMSAARAIRALPGPASQVTIVAATASVGTNGIQRCLDAGMNAYVSKPIDPANLFKVIERLFPDGLMQDGPSTEAASMSPMDMEMAEAGGTANSLLTGTEPFALEMLAEMADSMGPDMALDLIDTFLSILPEVEPDLFPADGAPVPHQVGEVAHSLKSAAGSLGMAQVYRTAAAVEAAGHQGDADALLSLLPALRRDLDDGLIWLRAQRETFEAAMAEAGS
- a CDS encoding response regulator, which encodes MHNRDHIPGFEKLNVLLVEDNAFAQRLARQVLLQLGVQNIHIVADGKAAIEALEESEIRFDLIISDWNMPNVTGLELLQHVRKTWENMPFLMLTGNQTVDFVQAARANRVDAYIIKPFSPLQLRQKICAIFNIKV
- a CDS encoding ABC-type transport auxiliary lipoprotein family protein: MTDKPLNRRRLLALASLMPLAACSPASLLTGGKVQKVYVLTPAREFTAGLARAPWQLLVETPLANAAVDTPRIVLGETSNRMTYYSGASWADTGPDMMQTLLVESFENSRRIVAVGVERSGLRADFILKTDLRDFHANYKGHDPHDTAPEATVRMNAKLVRMPRRNIVAGDTFEATVRAASPALDDIIKAFDQATGAVLRRIVEWTLQQGMANVDVYPLAWAAEPAAYR
- a CDS encoding TAXI family TRAP transporter solute-binding subunit; this translates as MLRFASLLAIILAFTGSAQAQAPTTKSLVIASGVVTGLYYPVAGAICRQVNQEKARHSLHCLVEATEGPVQNLTALRAREVDLAVVQSDWQAAAVRGDGRFSSAGPFKELRAVASLHAETVTLLVRPDAEIDDLSKLTGKRVNLGPRGSALRNLSQQVVDAAGLRISDDAGQAPDAALAALCAGQLDAAFFAVGHPNAAVQQATSTCGALALPIAGPGIDKLLASRKDLTRTSIPANLYPGVQEDVATIGVAATLVTRADVPDAVIAEIMRVLLEERPDLVDQHPVFSTVPADGMGDRGRTAPLHPAAEKAFAASGPAKP
- a CDS encoding glutamine synthetase family protein — encoded protein: MTTNPDLFREIEIFRQQHPAVTAVDVLLPDLCGVFRGKRVPIDELSKVWKEGIAFPGCTFAVDITGDTVEETGMSVDKGVPDRICRPVTGSLTPVPWAAKPLGQIMLSMRDGDGSPFPYAPRALVENLVAEMSRRGLTPMVAIELEFYLFDRDRAADAPPSPPVSKRSGLPQNRTQVYGLTELEDFEEVLDEITAAAHAQGIPAGTAIAEYGPGQYEITLSHRPDALRAADDAVLFKRAVRGVAHKHGYEASFMAKPYTDQASSGMHIHMSVLDKDGRNIFADEAPEGSEALRHAIGGMAETMPACMALAAPGANSWRRFQTGSYAPTVIAWGVNNRTAPLRIPAGGPDSRRVEYRIAGADANPYLVLAGMLTGLLHGLDGKIDPGPALVGNAYEADAPRLPDEWGKALDLFQGSAVLRHWLGEAFVDTYAITKRAERAKFNQRVTPLEWEWYLRG
- a CDS encoding DUF4394 domain-containing protein, producing MKTKVAAIAFGLVLAGTAMPSLALDLAGLNQRNELLLFSDKSPGTVKVLPVTGVKGKLLGIDVRPANGKLYGIASDNSLYTIDLETGTATAGPKLSVALTAIDHVVADFNPQADRLRVIGSDGQNLRVNVETGVAAVDKPLAYHPNDKVNAGKKPAVYAGAYINSFAGATQTQLFDIDSSTGAWLSQDPPNDGVLRTIGPLGVPAGTIVEGVDIFTDAQDEYHGRAVAGGMLYEINVTRGGMKKMGRIGDGSDVIDIAILDKR
- a CDS encoding plastocyanin/azurin family copper-binding protein; the protein is MAMSRAWRKWAFTLAPVMGLGLLAGSSAAEDPFVIAQRDISFTPRAVTIKVGDQVTFRNEDPFGHNVYSPSMNGVFDIGLQDPGTETPVTFTAPGEFIIQCRIHPKMRAKVLVEP